A window of Ooceraea biroi isolate clonal line C1 chromosome 9, Obir_v5.4, whole genome shotgun sequence genomic DNA:
TTTACGCGAGCAGAAAGAATTTGCAACTATACGTCCTTAATGAATTCACTGGTcccattattttattatttcgcaatTAACCGGCAATGACGGTAATTTCGCGTGGCATATGGCCGTGGCGTGTGCTCGCGCCACCACCGACGGCGTGGCGGCACAATACCgcgtattattacatatatcgaCGAACTGTACTTACATAAATATACGTGGAGGAGTAGCAGGAGCGTTGGTGAAACCAGCAGCACGCGTTGCTCCGCGTGCCCGACGCGGCGTTGCAACTGACGCCGCACGGTGCAAGTGTGCTTTCGAACAATACCACGCGATGCATACATGCGGTGCCTGCCCTCCTTTCGTCCCTTTTTTCGTTTGCCTCTACTCTGTCGCttactctcttttttctctttctctttcttttttttgtaagAGACCGCCATCAATAATTCGGTGTCGCCAATCTGTAATTTGGCCTATTATTGTTGCGAGGCCAGTGCTAGAGAGCATCTGTGACGCGAATTGTCGTTTTTCTTTCCGGTTTCTTCTTCCGAAGATGTCACACGTACGTCGAGGCACTTTCTCTCCGTGCGACGACACGTGTTACACGACAATGCGCGTTACGCGCTCGCTTGCGTAAAAATCCTTCCGCCCGCGCACCGAGCACATCGGAGGAGGTTGAATGATCGCACCCGGTAATTCCTCCGCGGATCGATCATCAGGCGCGGGTGAAATGCGAGCAAGCGCGCGGCTCCCGGACATGTCTGATCAATTTAATAGCGCTGTTTGAAAATGTCCGCATCGGCGACACAGCCGCGGCCGTACGTGACACTGAACGCGAACTTTACGTCGTGTGGCACTGCTATAGTTTACCGGTAGTATCTATAATTTACTTTCTCCTGCGGCGTTTCGAGTTTAATGTCTTGAGGAACGAATCGCTGCGAAATGGATGACCGTCTTGCACGGCTGTCTGGGGTTCCGAATACTTAATGTGGAagcttaatataataatttaatatcgcgCAGGTCGCGGTTGAAAAAGCCGACTTATTGTAGCAAATCTCGCCGGTCAGAACATCAatgatttatgtaattatcCGAGGGACCGTAAAATTGTGAGATTCTCCACAATATCGAGAAATGTTACCAGCTTGTATAGTTTTATTGGTATTCTCAATGCATACAAGTAGAATTCATTATACCGCGTACGTTTTTAATTATCGTTTAATGCTGTCGAGAAATGTGACTTACGAtgcattacataataataataataataataataataataataataataataataatgtataataatcataCTCAACAAACAAGTATGGTAATTTCAACTCTCTGTGGCCATATTCGTAAATATTGACAAACAGATCATAAATTAACCTTTTCTTTccttgatttttttaaattgacgcattttattataattccacattaaaatacttttcattGTACCATCAAAAATGCTATAAGTGCCaatatcaattaaaaagacagattataatttataatcccatctaatttttacattaacgATCCGCATGGTAAGTTTTGTCATTAAAGCAAAAAGTTCTTTATTGGACCAACGTGGCAGCAAACAAAAAAGATGATAATAAACCAACTCGTAGACGTTTCGACCACAATTTGTTTGGTCCAATTTTTTTGGTGAATGGCCATGAGTttgattaaaagtaaaaaataaatatactccATCAAGAAAAGCATAGGAGAAAACGTGAGATTGCGGAGATGATttttattgagaaatataaGAACTCGATCAATTTACAAAGAGATACGGAAACGTTACCCGGTACATATGATGTTGTTTTGAATAACATCTAGTCTTCACCTTAAATTCACTTGTTTGCTGGCTCTCACTTGTTTCGGACGTCTCTTCTGTGTCTCGTCTCTTAGCTTCGTATTCTTTTGTGTCTTTTTCAAGCAGTAaggtttatttcttttctttttatgtcttaattatttaattatatttcgctTTTGATTATTcgttattctttatatttttcgttattcttcatataaaaatttcttataaatcttccgtaaaatttgtcaaatttaTCTGTCTTTGATATCGGCGGTCATATAGTAGTTTTGATTTTACAAATTCTCTCATTTCATCTGGTTTCAGAACGACGAGAAGAAGGTAGTGATTGCGGTAGTGAAGTAAAACAAGAACCGGACAACGATGCAGAACCGGAAGCGGAACCAGAAAATGACCAAGAGGAAATTACTTGTTTGTACTGTACGTATCAGCCGACATCGCGGGAAGAATTACGACAGCACTTGCAGGTGGCTCATATTCAGGATTCAGAGGAGAAAACTGAAACAGTCAAGGAAGAGTCGACGCCGGACTTGTTGTGTCCATTGTGCCAAGATGGTTTCAAGGAACGTCCTGCTCTGGAGAAACACGTGATGCAGATTCATTCGGTTAACACTGACGGTCTACAAAGGTTGTTACTCCTAGTGGATCAAAGCCATTGGCTGAACAATAATCCGAGAAACACTTCGACACCGGCTGTGACGGCTGCAACAACGCCGACGTCGCCCACCACAACGATCAAACATcatcaagaagaagaaatgaacGAACGAGGCGGTAACGATGATACCGAGGAAGGAAGCACAAGATGCACCGTGAGCAGCCGGCTGTGCCGTATCGAGGATCTTCAGCATCACAGAGAAGTCCATACGGCCACCACGCCCACCTTGGCAGTTAGTGAGAAACACGTTTACAAGTATCGATGCGGACAATGCAGTCTCGCTTTCAAGACGTTGGACAAGCTTCAGCAGCATTCCCAGTATCACGCCATCAGAGACGCGACTAAATGCAGTATCTGCACGCGATCTTTTCGCTCGCTTCAGACGCTGCAAAGACATCTGGAGTCCGCCCACGATGTTCACGAAGAGGATTTGATTCAGGCTAAGCAGAATTTCTTGAACACTCAGTTGCTTCAAGCGTTCACGGAAGAAACGTTGAAGAAGCAAAGTGGCTTGATGGGCGAACAGAATGCCGAAGATGAGACTGGTAAAggcgacgaggaggagagCGACGCCAGTGACTCGTCTCCGATGCAGAGGGAACAACGTTTGTTGGAAGATTATCTAAACAGTCAGACGATTGCCGAAGACAGCTATCACGATCCAAATCGGAAATTCAAGTGTCATCGATGCAAGGTAGCCTTCACGCGCCAGAGCTACCTTACCAGTCATAACAAGACTTTGCTGCATCGCAAGGGTGAAAAAATGTCGTATCCTATGGAGAAATATTTAGACCCTAACCGACCATACAAATGCGATATCTGCAAAGAGAGCTTCACACAAAAGAACATACTTTTAGTTCACTATAACAGCGTGAGCCATCTGCACAAGCTGAAGCGTAGTTTGCAAGAGCCAGGTAACAACAACACGTTGATTTCGGTGGCCCCACCGGCCAGTCCGACCGAGTCTTCCGACTCCCAGCTAGATCAAGACAAGAAGCCCCACAAGTGCAACATCTGCAAAGTCGCATACTCCTTGCCAAGCAGTCTGGACATTCATATGAGGAGTGTTCTTCATCAAACGCGCGCTAGCAAAATACAGGATCTCGTGGCCAGCGGCCAATTGGACCTTGCTCGACCACTAATTGAACAACCAACAACACCGACAAGTCCGAACAGTCCGCCCGCAGTAAATGCGAACGTAGGCAATGCGGGAGGAATGCTCTCCTGCTCGCGCTGCAACGCACTGTTCGTCAATCAGGAACAGTTGGCGACGCATCAGCAATTGTACTGCATTTTCAGCAATCCGCTGGCGTTATTTCAACAACTGGCGTCGCAACAACTGGCTTCGGTCACCCCGGCCAAGACGCCACCCCCTAGATCTACGACACCGGGACCGCAGCAACACATGCAGCAAGCCGCGCAGCATTCGTCGCAAACTACGCAGGACATTCTCTCTCAACCACGACATAAGACTTCGCAGATGTACAAGCATTTGTTGGAGAGCTTCGGCTTTGATCTCGTTATGCAATTCAACGAAAATCACCAGAGGCGACAGCGTAAGGAAGAGGAAGCGGCCGCTGCTCTTCAAGCGCAGCAAGAGCAACAGAAACAAGAACAGCAGAAACAGGCTCTCGCTGCGCAAGCTGcgcaagaaaaagaagaagaagccgAAGAGAGTCACATAGACGATGACGTGATACCAGAGCTCACGCGCAGCACTTGCCAACACTGCAACAAGGAGTTTAGCAGTGTCTGGGTATTGAAGGCACACTGTGAAGAGGTGCATCGcgatctcgtgccgcgcgaatTCCTCGAGAAGTACGCGCAGCAATTTAAATGCGAGTACGAGAAGAAGAGTGTCGTGGTGACCGTCGCGACGTCCTCATCGACTACCACAGCGCCAAGAAGCTCTACACCCGCCGTAGGACAACCCCAGGATCTTAGCTCTGATAAGGAATCacgagaaaaggaaaaggacgACAATACTGAGAGCAAGGAACGTATCAGTCGTACACCAGAAGCTACATCTACCACTCCGGCAACGACTCCTGCATTGAGCAACACTCCCGTCTCGAGCACAGATTCCACGACACCGATTGTACTGCTTACGAATTCGCAGCATCATATTCAGCAGCagtcgcagcagcagcagcaacaacaacaacagcagcagcaacagcagcagcagcagcagcagcagcaacaacaacaacaacaacaacatgCTCAGCTTACGTTGGCGCAGCAAGTGTCTGAAATGCAAGCTGCTCTGAATGCAATGGCAGCAACTCAATTGCAACAACATTTACAACAATATCCAGGACTGATGATGGGAATGATGGGATTACCATTGGGATTAAACGTGCCCGCCTTGGCAGCCATGAACTTACAACCGCCTCTTGTGCCAATGATGCTACCGCCACCGCCATATGACAGTGCTGCCGCTGGATATACACCGATTAATCAAGCGGATCTCCTCGCTAAGCAGCATCTCGCTCTTCAACAACAacaagcagcagcagcggtaAGTAATATAAGATACATATGCATGTTCATGtttatctaataatataataatacttttttgaaagatttatgagaaaatataaaaagatattaataataaatagcgaGGGATATAGAAACAATTATCATAACAACAACTAagtttatttgatttttttgaGTATCTAAGTTTCTTtgaaaaacgaagaaaactgCACATTTATATCTCTTAAACAatctgaataataattaactacATAATTGCAATATATAGAGCTTCAAACATTTCGAACGATTGttagattttctttttacgaattttataCTTAAATTTCATAACTTTTTGGGTATTGTAAGCCTCAAtctaatgataaaataaattcatcaaTTATCTATTTAACTATAGTTTTGCGATATATCTGTGGAATGTCACttgcatatattaaataaaaaatatatatattaaaaaagtatcaaGGGATCATTTCGACCTTTCAGGCAAATGCAGCTGCATCACAGAAACGGGCGCGTACGCGTATCACTGACGagcaattgaaaatattacggGCGcactttgatattaataattctccTGGCGAAGAGCAGATTCTGGACATGGCTGCTCAAAGCGGTCTACCACccaaagtaataaaacattgGTTCCGAAATACGTTATTTAAAGAGCGACAGCGTAACAAAGACAGTCCTTACAATTTCAATAATCCACCAAGTACTACTCTGAATCTCGAGGAGTATGAGAAAACCGGCGAGGCAAAGGTGACACCATTAAACTCTAGTGTATCCGGTAGTAGCTCCTCCGACGATAAAAGCCCGAATAAGCAAGCAACGCCACCGCCATCCACGCAGAACACCGGCACTTCACAACCTACCGAGATTAAACAAGAGGCGATTGAACAATCGCATTGTCAACAGCAAGCTACGCAGCATCAGGAAGAGCAGCATCATTCTCCTAGTAGCTCAGGTGGGCAACAGTCACGACCGCATTCACCCGCTCTCAGCATGAGCTCGGTATTCTCAGGCATTCATCACGATGTTTCGTCTCATCCACCGTCGACTACGAACGCGCCGAGCGCTCCAATGTTACCACCGAAATTGACACCCCAGAATTTTGCCAGTCCGACTCCGGGGGCAGGTAACGTGATACCGAGCACGATCGCTGCCATGGCACTTACGCCGCAGAGATCCTTGAGCCCGGGGCGCGGTCCAACGGATTATTCCTTTGGCGGTAACAGCAACGGCAGTAACGCTTCTAGCAGCAGCTCCGGCAAACGCGCTAATCGAACGCGATTCACCGATTATCAAATCAAGGTTCTCCAGGAATTCTTTGAGAACAACGCGTATCCAAAAGACGATGATTTGGAATATCTCAGCAAATTGCTTGGTCTGAGTCCGCGGGTGATCGTAGTATGGTTCCAGAATGCCAGACAAAAAGCACGCAAGGTCTACGAGAATCAACCGGCTGCCGAATCCATGACAGCGGGCCGCGAGAACGACGATGGGGCTGGTAGATTTCAAAAAGCGCAGGGATTAAACTATCAGTGCAAGAAGTGCCTCCTATCATTTCAGCGATACTACGAGCTTATACGCCATCAGAAGACCCACTGCTTCAAGGAGGAGGACGCCAAAAGAAGTGCGCAGGCTCAAGCCGCGGCTGCTCAAGTCGCTGCAGTTTTGAGTTCCGAGGACAGTAATAGTAGTTCTACGACGACTACGAACAATACGGTGATTAATACTCCATCGGTCAGCTCCGGACTCGCCGAACAACTACAGCAACCGTTGAATACTGCCACGTCGCCTCATCAGCAACCACTATCGCAAACACACCAGCAACAGtcacaacagcaacaacagcagcagcaacaacaatcGCAGTCACAGACGGAGTCAAAAGAAGGTAGCTTCCAATGCGACAAATGTAATTTGATGTTCGGACGGTTCGAGCTTTGGCGCGAACATCAGCTAGTACATATCATGAACCCGTCCCTCTTCCCGGCGTACCCACCTGACTCAGCTTTCGGTATTCTGCAGCAACAAGCGCTTAACGCTACTTCCGGAGTCGCACCAGACACCCCACATCCGCTCATCGCCATGATGCAAAAGAGAAAGTATGACGAGTTTGAGGAAAGTACGGGAAGCGACAATCGTTCGAATTCGGAGCACCTAAATGAACAGCCGAAGGACAAACGTTTGCGTACTACGATACTTCCGGAGCAGTTGGACTATCTGTATCAAAAGTATCAAGTCGAGTCTAATCCGTCGAGGAAGATGCTGgagacgatcgcgcgcgaggtCGGTTTGAAGAAACGCGTGGTGCAGGTGTGGTTCCAAaacacgcgcgctcgcgaacGCAAAGGTCAGTTTCGGGCTCACAGCCAAGTAATCAATAAGCGATGTCCGTTTTGCCCTGCGCTGTTCAAAGTGAAATCTGCTTTAGAATCTCATCTAAGCAGCAAGCACGCCGATCAAGTGGCACGCGGAGAAGTAAACATTGACAATATTCCGGACGAGGAACTCTCAATGGAATCTGCACCGTCAAATTCCAGTACACCGCACATGATGCCACCACTTTTCCCGCCAATTAACAACAGCGACATGGAGGCATCCCTAAAATCTTTGAAATACTACGAAGAAATGAAACGATATTTTGAATTGGCGCACGCCAGCAATGGCAAGCAAGAGACGGCGAATCATCAGACTGGCAGCGGTAACAGCGGTGAGTCACCGTTAGATCTGAGCAAGCCGGTTGATCTCAGCCGACCGATGAAACTGAGTCTAGGTGGCTTGAGCACCCTCCTCGAAGAGCAACATAGTCACTTCCGCGGCGGTAGCGACTGCGGCCCTCTGACTGATTTATCTGAGCGCAGTATATGCGACGAAGACAGCATGAGCGAAACTACGGAATTCCTGGATGATGAAAGTGGACCGGCAAGTCCGGCTTCGAGCACCCAAAGTTCGAGACAAGGACCGGCCAGCGGAAGTACCGGAAACACTGCCGGACCACCGGTGACTGGTGGACAGACCAGCGGTAATACTGGCCAATCCGGCGGAAAGCGATATCGCACACAGATGTCGGCCACTCAAGTGAAGGTGATGAAATCGCTGTTCTCGGACTACAAGACGCCGACGATGGCTGAATGCGAGATGCTCGGCCGCGAGATCGGCTTACCGAAGCGCGTAGTCCAGGTAAGCATCATCGATAATCCGATCATCCCGCGCTCGCAATGATTGTTCAACAGCCAACCAGGAAGCGCGTTTTCCATACGCGACTAATTCCAGCTTACGGGGACTAATAGAGACGAGTTACAGGTCTGGTTCCAAAACGCCCGTGCCAAGGAGAAGAAGGCAAGATTGGCGGCTGGTTTGCCGGCCGAGGGTTCGGCCGTCCAACCACATCGTGGCCCGACCGGACCAGACGAGTGTAAGCTATGCTCCGTGCGCTACTCGGCCAAGACCCCATTACAGGAGCACGTCTTCTCACGTCGGCATATCGAGTCAGTGCGTATTGCTGTTGAAGAAGGCAGTTTGGTTCCGCCGACTCCTGGGGCACCGATCGTACTTGGCAGCAGCGGCGGAGCTACCGGTGTACCGGGTATGGGGAATACATCAGTGGTTGCCGCGACCAGCCAACAAGTCAgccagcaacaacagcaacagtcGGACGAAAATATGATGTATGGATCCTTGTTCCTTCACCCTACGGCG
This region includes:
- the LOC105279517 gene encoding zinc finger homeobox protein 3 isoform X3; the encoded protein is MPSSEPHPPQYHLQHHNIPPSHLQQHTSAIEHQLFQQLVAAHHQQQQQQQRQQQHGGPFQNSTYAQQKQEMSPEEEGGRGGGSPPAAGAALHQPHHPRTASPPSGTEPCTRDAIPTPTPIADTTTTTTTTTMTMQSQGQQQQQQQGPSPSPSPTGGDVEKFDGKIVYNPDGSAYIIEGESELSEDESLPDGCIVDGRGVSVPHSLVFPQIASAYYVSRLYAHQAYQQQQQQRSSAQQHNPDLPVTHSYRVISYRSAEGSKQPPPTPTVPPPPAASVPVKPILMCFICKLSFGYAKSFVAHAQGEHQLTLMEDERQILSHSTASAIIQAVGRGKQPLVSFLEPVTSSTCTQASPVQSQSQQRGESNEHETTPTTTSTPTSTSGVPSSPQQQQQSQQTQQHRPPPSTPTTPTSHSNHPLPYNHQQQQHTWTSAQVSAASWAKAPDAMHYSSPPPPTSSTKGSPSSYAALTQQPPNFLTGTTIGVCPEHMQGRPSGVECSKCELILTSSRLAGPGGPLAGIHSRNSCKTLKCPKCNWHYKYQETLEIHMKEKHPESETSCIYCIAGQPHPRLARGETYTCGYKPYRCEVCNYSTTTKGNLSIHMQSDKHLNNMQELQQGGGGGSGTSNPSSSQDAPMPTRSPHHQQNHSSHLTTQGGNQTKPKPTFRCDVCNYETNVGRNLRIHMTSEKHTHNMLVIRQNVSHMQLSALTHHQQVQHHHQQAQQHQQQLEQLLHLSSLDKPQHTEAQLADMAFTQAVVISAITSGQLPQLPPELIGGIANMSAIGNLGGDVGLSPDSMEPPPEPADPDPTFLFQCCVCNNFATDSLEALGHHLAVDRTRSREGEILTVVNAHFICKLCSYKTNLKANFQLHCKTDKHLQRLQHVNHVKEGGPRNEWKLKYLASPTSAAQLRCHACDYYTNSAHKLALHAASPRHEAAALLLRHLIEASSNIQSSAKLYHCALCGLSVRHRLLLLQHVKTLRHFQMEQLHQFHRRSSLQGNEMPHTDIGDVFQVMSDPDVPATQQSSPTTPTTPNATSTNNERREEGSDCGSEVKQEPDNDAEPEAEPENDQEEITCLYCTYQPTSREELRQHLQVAHIQDSEEKTETVKEESTPDLLCPLCQDGFKERPALEKHVMQIHSVNTDGLQRLLLLVDQSHWLNNNPRNTSTPAVTAATTPTSPTTTIKHHQEEEMNERGGNDDTEEGSTRCTVSSRLCRIEDLQHHREVHTATTPTLAVSEKHVYKYRCGQCSLAFKTLDKLQQHSQYHAIRDATKCSICTRSFRSLQTLQRHLESAHDVHEEDLIQAKQNFLNTQLLQAFTEETLKKQSGLMGEQNAEDETGKGDEEESDASDSSPMQREQRLLEDYLNSQTIAEDSYHDPNRKFKCHRCKVAFTRQSYLTSHNKTLLHRKGEKMSYPMEKYLDPNRPYKCDICKESFTQKNILLVHYNSVSHLHKLKRSLQEPGNNNTLISVAPPASPTESSDSQLDQDKKPHKCNICKVAYSLPSSLDIHMRSVLHQTRASKIQDLVASGQLDLARPLIEQPTTPTSPNSPPAVNANVGNAGGMLSCSRCNALFVNQEQLATHQQLYCIFSNPLALFQQLASQQLASVTPAKTPPPRSTTPGPQQHMQQAAQHSSQTTQDILSQPRHKTSQMYKHLLESFGFDLVMQFNENHQRRQRKEEEAAAALQAQQEQQKQEQQKQALAAQAAQEKEEEAEESHIDDDVIPELTRSTCQHCNKEFSSVWVLKAHCEEVHRDLVPREFLEKYAQQFKCEYEKKSVVVTVATSSSTTTAPRSSTPAVGQPQDLSSDKESREKEKDDNTESKERISRTPEATSTTPATTPALSNTPVSSTDSTTPIVLLTNSQHHIQQQSQQQQQQQQQQQQQQQQQQQQQQQQQQQHAQLTLAQQVSEMQAALNAMAATQLQQHLQQYPGLMMGMMGLPLGLNVPALAAMNLQPPLVPMMLPPPPYDSAAAGYTPINQADLLAKQHLALQQQQAAAAANAAASQKRARTRITDEQLKILRAHFDINNSPGEEQILDMAAQSGLPPKVIKHWFRNTLFKERQRNKDSPYNFNNPPSTTLNLEEYEKTGEAKVTPLNSSVSGSSSSDDKSPNKQATPPPSTQNTGTSQPTEIKQEAIEQSHCQQQATQHQEEQHHSPSSSGGQQSRPHSPALSMSSVFSGIHHDVSSHPPSTTNAPSAPMLPPKLTPQNFASPTPGAGNVIPSTIAAMALTPQRSLSPGRGPTDYSFGGNSNGSNASSSSSGKRANRTRFTDYQIKVLQEFFENNAYPKDDDLEYLSKLLGLSPRVIVVWFQNARQKARKVYENQPAAESMTAGRENDDGAGRFQKAQGLNYQCKKCLLSFQRYYELIRHQKTHCFKEEDAKRSAQAQAAAAQVAAVLSSEDSNSSSTTTTNNTVINTPSVSSGLAEQLQQPLNTATSPHQQPLSQTHQQQSQQQQQQQQQQSQSQTESKEGSFQCDKCNLMFGRFELWREHQLVHIMNPSLFPAYPPDSAFGILQQQALNATSGVAPDTPHPLIAMMQKRKYDEFEESTGSDNRSNSEHLNEQPKDKRLRTTILPEQLDYLYQKYQVESNPSRKMLETIAREVGLKKRVVQVWFQNTRARERKGQFRAHSQVINKRCPFCPALFKVKSALESHLSSKHADQVARGEVNIDNIPDEELSMESAPSNSSTPHMMPPLFPPINNSDMEASLKSLKYYEEMKRYFELAHASNGKQETANHQTGSGNSGESPLDLSKPVDLSRPMKLSLGGLSTLLEEQHSHFRGGSDCGPLTDLSERSICDEDSMSETTEFLDDESGPASPASSTQSSRQGPASGSTGNTAGPPVTGGQTSGNTGQSGGKRYRTQMSATQVKVMKSLFSDYKTPTMAECEMLGREIGLPKRVVQVWFQNARAKEKKARLAAGLPAEGSAVQPHRGPTGPDECKLCSVRYSAKTPLQEHVFSRRHIESVRIAVEEGSLVPPTPGAPIVLGSSGGATGVPGMGNTSVVAATSQQVSQQQQQQSDENMMYGSLFLHPTAMFPSQQQQHPTGANTTAVSAVQVDHAGQALSQPQSRSGHQQRLRT
- the LOC105279517 gene encoding zinc finger homeobox protein 3 isoform X4; protein product: MPSSEPHPPQYHLQHHNIPPSHLQQHTSAIEHQLFQQLVAAHHQQQQQQQRQQQHGGPFQNSTYAQQKQEMSPEEEGGRGGGSPPAAGAALHQPHHPRTASPPSGTEPCTRDAIPTPTPIADTTTTTTTTTMTMQSQGQQQQQQQGPSPSPSPTGGDVEKFDGKIVYNPDGSAYIIEGESELSEDESLPDGCIVDGRGVSVPHSLVFPQIASAYYVSRLYAHQAYQQQQQQRSSAQQHNPDLPVTHSYRVISYRSAEGSKQPPPTPTVPPPPAASVPVKPILMCFICKLSFGYAKSFVAHAQGEHQLTLMEDERQILSHSTASAIIQAVGRGKQPLVSFLEPVTSSTCTQASPVQSQSQQRGESNEHETTPTTTSTPTSTSGVPSSPQQQQQSQQTQQHRPPPSTPTTPTSHSNHPLPYNHQQQQHTWTSAQVSAASWAKAPDAMHYSSPPPPTSSTKGSPSSYAALTQQPPNFLTGTTIGVCPEHMQGRPSGVECSKCELILTSSRLAGPGGPLAGIHSRNSCKTLKCPKCNWHYKYQETLEIHMKEKHPESETSCIYCIAGQPHPRLARGETYTCGYKPYRCEVCNYSTTTKGNLSIHMQSDKHLNNMQELQQGGGGGSGTSNPSSSQDAPMPTRSPHHQQNHSSHLTTQGGNQTKPKPTFRCDVCNYETNVGRNLRIHMTSEKHTHNMLVIRQNVSHMQLSALTHHQQVQHHHQQAQQHQQQLEQLLHLSSLDKPQHTEAQLADMAFTQAVVISAITSGQLPQLPPELIGGIANMSAIGNLGGDVGLSPDSMEPPPEPADPDPTFLFQCCVCNNFATDSLEALGHHLAVDRTRSREGEILTVVNAHFICKLCSYKTNLKANFQLHCKTDKHLQRLQHVNHVKEGGPRNEWKLKYLASPTSAAQLRCHACDYYTNSAHKLALHAASPRHEAAALLLRHLIEASSNIQSSAKLYHCALCGLSVRHRLLLLQHVKTLRHFQMEQLHQFHRRSSLQGNEMPHTDIGDVFQVMSDPDVPATQQSSPTTPTTPNATSTNNERREEGSDCGSEVKQEPDNDAEPEAEPENDQEEITCLYCTYQPTSREELRQHLQVAHIQDSEEKTETVKEESTPDLLCPLCQDGFKERPALEKHVMQIHSVNTDGLQRLLLLVDQSHWLNNNPRNTSTPAVTAATTPTSPTTTIKHHQEEEMNERGGNDDTEEGSTRCTVSSRLCRIEDLQHHREVHTATTPTLAVSEKHVYKYRCGQCSLAFKTLDKLQQHSQYHAIRDATKCSICTRSFRSLQTLQRHLESAHDVHEEDLIQAKQNFLNTQLLQAFTEETLKKQSGLMGEQNAEDETGKGDEEESDASDSSPMQREQRLLEDYLNSQTIAEDSYHDPNRKFKCHRCKVAFTRQSYLTSHNKTLLHRKGEKMSYPMEKYLDPNRPYKCDICKESFTQKNILLVHYNSVSHLHKLKRSLQEPGNNNTLISVAPPASPTESSDSQLDQDKKPHKCNICKVAYSLPSSLDIHMRSVLHQTRASKIQDLVASGQLDLARPLIEQPTTPTSPNSPPAVNANVGNAGGMLSCSRCNALFVNQEQLATHQQLYCIFSNPLALFQQLASQQLASVTPAKTPPPRSTTPGPQQHMQQAAQHSSQTTQDILSQPRHKTSQMYKHLLESFGFDLVMQFNENHQRRQRKEEEAAAALQAQQEQQKQEQQKQALAAQAAQEKEEEAEESHIDDDVIPELTRSTCQHCNKEFSSVWVLKAHCEEVHRDLVPREFLEKYAQQFKCEYEKKSVVVTVATSSSTTTAPRSSTPAVGQPQDLSSDKESREKEKDDNTESKERISRTPEATSTTPATTPALSNTPVSSTDSTTPIVLLTNSQHHIQQQSQQQQQQQQQQQQQQQQQQQQQQQQQQQHAQLTLAQQVSEMQAALNAMAATQLQQHLQQYPGLMMGMMGLPLGLNVPALAAMNLQPPLVPMMLPPPPYDSAAAGYTPINQADLLAKQHLALQQQQAAAAANAAASQKRARTRITDEQLKILRAHFDINNSPGEEQILDMAAQSGLPPKVIKHWFRNTLFKERQRNKDSPYNFNNPPSTTLNLEEYEKTGEAKVTPLNSSVSGSSSSDDKSPNKQATPPPSTQNTGTSQPTEIKQEAIEQSHCQQQATQHQEEQHHSPSSSGGQQSRPHSPALSMSSVFSGIHHDVSSHPPSTTNAPSAPMLPPKLTPQNFASPTPGAGNVIPSTIAAMALTPQRSLSPGRGPTDYSFGGNSNGSNASSSSSGKRANRTRFTDYQIKVLQEFFENNAYPKDDDLEYLSKLLGLSPRVIVVWFQNARQKARKVYENQPAAESMTAGRENDDGAGRFQKAQGLNYQCKKCLLSFQRYYELIRHQKTHCFKEEDAKRSAQAQAAAAQVAAVLSSEDSNSSSTTTTNNTVINTPSVSSGLAEQLQQPLNTATSPHQQPLSQTHQQQSQQQQQQQQQQSQSQTESKEGSFQCDKCNLMFGRFELWREHQLVHIMNPSLFPAYPPDSAFGILQQQALNATSGVAPDTPHPLIAMMQKRKYDEFEESTGSDNRSNSEHLNEQPKDKRLRTTILPEQLDYLYQKYQVESNPSRKMLETIAREVGLKKRVVQVWFQNTRARERKGQFRAHSQVINKRCPFCPALFKVKSALESHLSSKHADQVARGEVNIDNIPDEELSMESAPSNSSTPHMMPPLFPPINNSDMEASLKSLKYYEEMKRYFELAHASNGKQETANHQTGSGNSGESPLDLSKPVDLSRPMKLSLGGLSTLLEEQHSHFRGGSDCGPLTDLSERSICDEDSMSETTEFLDDESGPASPASSTQSSRQGPASGSTGNTAGPPVTGGQTSGNTGQSGGKRYRTQMSATQVKVMKSLFSDYKTPTMAECEMLGREIGLPKRVVQVWFQNARAKEKKARLAAGLPAEGSAVQPHRGPTGPDECKLCSVRYSAKTPLQEHVFSRRHIESVRIAVEEGSLVPPTPGAPIVLGSSGGATGVPGMGNTSVVAATSQQVSQQQQQQSDENMMYGSLFLHPTAMFPSQQQQHPTGANTTAVSAVQVDHAGQALSQPQSRSGHQQ